GTGCTGGCTATATTTGTGTCCCGTTGTTTCGTATGTTTAATATGCGGTCAAGAGTAAGGAAAGGGGCACCTATCCAACACTCTTCAAAGAAAGGAACCCCCACAATGGGCGGCTTGTATTTTGTACCGATTGGCCTACTTGTTGCTGAAGTTGTACTCAAATTTTCATCCGTTGAAGTTTCTGCAGCAGCAGTAGCAACTATGACATTTGCTGCAATTGGTCTATTAGATGATTTTTTGAGCATCAGCAATAAAAATGATGGCCTATCTGCTTGGGTTAGGATTTTGTTGGAGGTGAAGCTACTTTTGTCTTCAGTCATCtcattattgtttcttttcGAGTTTTTAGGTTTATTCTGATCTCTATTTCCTACATTACTTAGGCAGCTACCGGAATGTGGTTCTCCTATTGGCTGTGGACAACGGACATATCAACACCCTACAACATGTATATCTTCTAGTAACTAATTTCGTCAACCTTTTCTTAAGGGTAACTCACACATCCATGCTTGCATCACAAATCATGTGTGGCACCATCATGAGCTTCAGCAACCTGTGAACTCAGTGTTACTCTTTGTTAGTGACTGCTTCAACCTTAACAGTTAGCTAGCAAGAACTTGACACTTTGTAGTTAAGACTTAGGTACTTTAATTCAGTGTTCGTGGGGATTATCAACCTGTAGGTCCGTGTTGTCCGTTTCCAAGTGTACCATAAACAGATAATGCTTATCAAGAATCTCATGTCACCCTTTTTTGGTGGTTTTTACATtcatgcataatgcatttttcttcattatattttctaatagCATTTCTGCTGTATTAGCAAGAGATTTGCTTTGTTACTCATGTGTACTTCGTATGTCAGGAAAACTGTGGTTCCTCTACCCGGACCTTTGGGCCTTGTTCGCCTTGGGAAATTTTATCCAGTCTTGAgttcattttgttttgtttccaTGGCCAATGGTGTTAATTTGACTGATGGACTTGATGGTCTGGCTGCGGGAACTGCTGCATTAGCATTCATCGGAATGTCAATTGTTGTTCTTCCTATATGCTCCGGTAGTTGAATAATCTTTTGATACACCccctccaaaattgaaaaaaactgTTTCTTTTGTACGTTTTAGCAAATTACCACACAGAATTGATGTCCCTGTTTCTGACTTGCTGTGGCTGCCACCAATATCAGATCTTTCAGTGTTTGGAGCATCGATGGCTGGAGCATGCGTTGGTTTTCTTTTCCAAAACCAGCACAAGGCATCTATATTCATGGGCGACACAGGAGCTTTAGCTTTGGGTGGGGCTCTTGCTGCAATGGCTTCTTGCACTGGAATGTTCTTCCCATTGTTCATTTCATCAGGGATATATGTTGTAGAAGCACTTTCAGTTATCATACAGGTTTTTATCTGAATCTCATTTGCATAACTCTATGAAATAGTATCTATCATTTTTGGAAGGTGGTAGTCTAAACAATATCTGCTAGCCTATGTGTGAATTTTCGTTACATTTTCACCCATTCTGATTAATTCATCAATATGAACTTCATCCATTTTCACCCATTTGTTGAAACATAGTTAAAGAAGGAACTTTGTGAACTTTTTCTATTGCTCTGTCTGTTGGATTTGGTCATCTAAGACAGCTGCAGGTAACAAAGAATTAAACCTGCTGATGCTTGTGTAGAGTAGTCAGAATGTCATATGTTTCATCGCCTCACTAGAGGCTTATCTTTCAGGTATCCTTCTTCAAGGCGACCAAGCATTTCATGCGAAGGGGATACCGAATTTTTCGAATGGCACCTTTCCACCACCACCTCGAGTTATGTGGAGTTAGAGAACCTGTAGTTGTGGCCGGCGCATATTTTGTTACTTGTTTGTTGATCCTATGTGCAGCGTTCATCGGCCTTGCTTCTGCTTGACCAGCAAGTCTGGATGCGTTGGTGCCGACTAGTTACGGATTAGCTACTGTTCTCCACTAATTCTTCGCAAGGTTCATTTTGTTACTAATGTTTTCTTCAGCAGAAGTCAGATGAAGTGAGGAACTCATGTTCATGTACAGCAAAACCAACCAATTTTGATATCTAGCACTGATTTTCTTCTACAGTTCTATAATGAGTTAGATTGCggttgtttgttttttatttcctgTAATAAACCACCATCAAGGCAATGCATGGCTGAAAACTAtatattcaaagaaaaatatataaacaaggaaaaaatataaatgaaatgaacaGATCACTGTTACAGTGAAGTGTGAAGTTTGAATGTTTGATTGCAGCAATGTGTTGAAAAGGGACTGAGCCACTTTAATGCTGCAGTATGAAATAAAAGGACAGATGAATCAATATCTGGACCAGGTATGGCAGTTAAGAAGCTAGCCTAGTCATatggaaaaaataacaaatttctagtactaatcatcatcatcgttgTGACTTTGTCGTCAAATTTTGACTTGAGTTGATCAGATGTCGACTCACATAGATCGAAATGGACACACCATGCTCGAAAGCATTGGCGATAGATGTGTACTTGGCAGGGCTGTCATACCATGTTGTCGTACTTAAAATTTCATGTACCAGCCAATACGGATCATATGCTGGCTCGTCTTTCATGCTCTGGAAAAAATTCTGCCACTCTTCAATCAAATGCCTTAGACGGATATCCTTTTGTCGTTTCAAGAGAAGCCAGAGCAAGCCTTTTGCCAGTATAGTAATCCCTTCCCCTTCAATGATGTAAATGTACTGAAACGAAGAACAATGTCTCGGGTAAGTATTCTGAGGAAGATGTATATGTATGAAACAGAAATGCATAAGAAGGTTTACTTTATAATAAGACCCGAGCAATAATGTATAACGCAAATTAAACAACATTTTCGGAGTTAAACCTTGAAAGACCATAACATACTATGTATATTATCAAACCAATTTTCCTGTCATACCCAATGTTACATGTATAATCACTATGCCGCTTTCGAATCATTTCCTCTACCCAACATGTATTATTGAAAAAACTCaacaaatgaataaaattgtagtagtacCTAGTTTTTCGAGAAGATCATGAAAATCGTGTTAAGGTTAATTGGATATTGGATAtagtattttctttcttcataaTCTGGCcgcataattaaattacaatgagatacttgatttttttttaattaataaaatactccaaaGTCCAAACTAGCTGTATAACTaaagaacaaaaatatataccaaCGGTTTGTAGCTCAGTTGGCAGCGCGCAGTTGTGGTGACTTTGAGGTCACGGGTTCAAATCCCACCACTTGCTGGGAGACTTTCGGCCTTAATCCGCAAACCCGGTCGAGCAGAATTAGTCGGACTTTCGGCCTTAATCCGCAAACCCGATCGAGCAGGATTAGTCGGAATTAGTCGGATTCCGCCGAATATGAGTTCGGTACACTTGTGGtcaaacgaaaaaaaaaaaagaatacaagtatataaataaagaggGAATATCGCGGCGAAGGGTGAACTCGGACTTGGATCGATCATTCTCTCAATCGATCAACTAAATTCCAAGGGCCGGAACCCTAGCACCGCGATCTTCTTCTTATTCCGGCGAGAATGAGCGAAGAAGGCGGAGGAAAGACCCTAGGCGTCTCGTCCGCCGCCCAATCTTCGCCACCGCCGCCCAATTATTACTACGGCACTTTTCAAGGCGTGGCTAATTATCCGCCCCACCCCGATTATTCGGTGATAGGAATCCCTCATCCTCAGCCTGTGCCCCCTTGCGCCATCTCTGCCCATCCGCCGCATTACTATCCTCCGGGATATAACGCCGTTCCCGGTATTTCCTGATTTGCTTTTCCCTAATCCATTCCATCTTGGTTCAATTATCAATATGCTCAGCTCTATGAAGGTTTAATTGGAATGTTACACTGATTTGGTAGCTTTTCGAATTTGTTTGTCTTCTGTGAGTCAATGCATTTTCTGTAACTGAATTTGCAAAGGTGCAATAATGAATGTAAAGCGATGAATTTGACTTCTGTTTCCCTCTCCTTCAATATTCTGGGGATTCTAGGTCATGTTGTTGCTCATGGACCTTTTAGGGAGGAACGGCTCCCCTGTTTTGGTGTTGGACTTGGATGGCTTTTGTAAGTTTATCAGTCATTGTctattcaattatttcaaaattgctTTTCTTAAGAGAGAATGTATGCAGTGCAgctgatagtttcatgataaTTTGATCTTTACACTTCCTGCTTCTGTTGATAGTCGAATGATTTGCCATCTTGTTCAGTGAAATAAGAACTTTTCTGATTTTGCTGCTTTTTTGCTAGGTTTATTACTGGTTTCTTTCTGGGTGCAATCCCCTGGTATATAGGAGCTTTTCTACTGCTATGTGTCCGTATGGATGACAGGGAGAAGCCTGGACTCATTGCATGTGGCATAGCTGTAAGTGTTTTCAATCTCTACTATAATCTCCTCAAGTATGAATTCATATATGTTCCCAACACTTAGGGTCTTAGGGATGATATGTATTCATATTTTGGTGTTTTATGCCTGTTTTTTATCCagtgaattttgaaattttattctGTTAAGTTTTTCCTGTTAATGTGTTGAGTATTGTCAATCTATAACCCCCTTCCACCAGTTATCATATGTAATAGTTAATAGATTGTTTTGCTTCCTGATTCAACTGCTTGAGTTGATTTGTGTTGGGGCCGTAAATGTGTTGCTCAAAAATTGAAGTTTTGTTATGACATTGAGAAAGAGTATTTGAAGATGAAATGCCTTGGTGAAAGACATAATCCATTATCCGCGTAGAGGGTTGAGAAGTCAGGAATGGTAGTGTGGTGATCCACCTCTAATCCCTATGAGAAAAAACTGAAAGCGAAACATTTTTCATGTACAACACTGAATTGGTACTTGGGTTATGCAACATCAATCGAATAACTGTGGAATCTATATATCTAGATTCCCACTTGTTATGTAGTTTTTGTAGTGCTGTTATGTTTAATAGATGCTAGCTTATTCTTGGACATTCGCAGGCTCTGCTAGCTGCTCTTGCTGTTACTCTTGGTTTGACAAATGCAAGTTATCCCTGGTGAAGCAGCAGCAACGTTGTATATTCTCCAACTAAAGTCCTCATCAGAGTTGGACACTGTTGAATGTTGATTGTATTAATTTATCagaaaaaatgttagtattattttctttgtggTAATCACCTCCTATTATTCCATGCAATTATATACGGTGTATATATCGAATATGTTTATTGGTCTCTTGGTTTCTCAGATTTTCTTATGAATATTTAAGTTGAACATTGATTGTCCCCTTCAAGATGCTAGAAGGTTTGGATACTTGAGAAAAGATTTTAATAAACTCCATAAGGCCTAACGTGTAGTATATCGAAAATCAAATACAATCCTAGATTTTGATTTAGATCAAATACTATACTTTAAAATCAAGTAGTACTACAAATCATTAAGAGTtactataatagtattaagAGTTAAAAAGAAGCCATGATTTGgctaattttgttatttcgtggtaaataaatatattaacaaTCGTTACTACATGTAATTAGTTATACAAAATTGCGAAAGGGTGCAGAGAATCACTctgcaaaattaaattattaattactacacTTAATAAATAATCAGTATGTTTACAAGTTTAGATCCTgaaattcctttttcattgGCATCAAATTCCCAATATGAATCCAAAACATCATATTTCAATTCAGCCCAAACCAAAGCCTGGCt
The nucleotide sequence above comes from Salvia hispanica cultivar TCC Black 2014 chromosome 5, UniMelb_Shisp_WGS_1.0, whole genome shotgun sequence. Encoded proteins:
- the LOC125186022 gene encoding phospho-N-acetylmuramoyl-pentapeptide-transferase homolog isoform X1 is translated as MQLQSHAVSRRNLNHVGFLAGCCCLRLPSSRLSFGSASGYAEHKLFESRVPSHGFRAARGVLRICAMDDDFGVSFGDWSSNDRPFEYMYSSSEGEDSDGDLFLQPITDVDLPTSKERLLPSDDTVTVTAHRLSTLGSTRRRRKTVYGIWNNVGLMSFSTFLLLLVDQCAWRIVRLPLAPFYLMRPFLISVILVSCAGYICVPLFRMFNMRSRVRKGAPIQHSSKKGTPTMGGLYFVPIGLLVAEVVLKFSSVEVSAAAVATMTFAAIGLLDDFLSISNKNDGLSAWVRILLEAATGMWFSYWLWTTDISTPYNMKTVVPLPGPLGLVRLGKFYPVLSSFCFVSMANGVNLTDGLDGLAAGTAALAFIGMSIVVLPICSDLSVFGASMAGACVGFLFQNQHKASIFMGDTGALALGGALAAMASCTGMFFPLFISSGIYVVEALSVIIQRLIFQVSFFKATKHFMRRGYRIFRMAPFHHHLELCGVREPVVVAGAYFVTCLLILCAAFIGLASA
- the LOC125186022 gene encoding phospho-N-acetylmuramoyl-pentapeptide-transferase homolog isoform X3 gives rise to the protein MDDDFGVSFGDWSSNDRPFEYMYSSSEGEDSDGDLFLQPITDVDLPTSKERLLPSDDTVTVTAHRLSTLGSTRRRRKTVYGIWNNVGLMSFSTFLLLLVDQCAWRIVRLPLAPFYLMRPFLISVILVSCAGYICVPLFRMFNMRSRVRKGAPIQHSSKKGTPTMGGLYFVPIGLLVAEVVLKFSSVEVSAAAVATMTFAAIGLLDDFLSISNKNDGLSAWVRILLEAATGMWFSYWLWTTDISTPYNMKTVVPLPGPLGLVRLGKFYPVLSSFCFVSMANGVNLTDGLDGLAAGTAALAFIGMSIVVLPICSDLSVFGASMAGACVGFLFQNQHKASIFMGDTGALALGGALAAMASCTGMFFPLFISSGIYVVEALSVIIQRLIFQVSFFKATKHFMRRGYRIFRMAPFHHHLELCGVREPVVVAGAYFVTCLLILCAAFIGLASA
- the LOC125186022 gene encoding phospho-N-acetylmuramoyl-pentapeptide-transferase homolog isoform X2, with product MQLQSHAVSRRNLNHVGFLAGCCCLRLPSSRLSFGSASGYAEHKLFESRVPSHGFRAARGVLRICAMDDDFGVSFGDWSSNDRPFEYMYSSSEGEDSDGDLFLQPITDVDLPTSKERLLPSDDTVTVTAHRLSTLGSTRRRRKTVYGIWNNVGLMSFSTFLLLLVDQCAWRIVRLPLAPFYLMRPFLISVILVSCAGYICVPLFRMFNMRSRVRKGAPIQHSSKKGTPTMGGLYFVPIGLLVAEVVLKFSSVEVSAAAVATMTFAAIGLLDDFLSISNKNDGLSAWVRILLEAATGMWFSYWLWTTDISTPYNMKTVVPLPGPLGLVRLGKFYPVLSSFCFVSMANGVNLTDGLDGLAAGTAALAFIGMSIVVLPICSDLSVFGASMAGACVGFLFQNQHKASIFMGDTGALALGGALAAMASCTGMFFPLFISSGIYVVEALSVIIQVSFFKATKHFMRRGYRIFRMAPFHHHLELCGVREPVVVAGAYFVTCLLILCAAFIGLASA
- the LOC125186025 gene encoding 60S ribosomal protein L18a-like protein; the protein is MSEEGGGKTLGVSSAAQSSPPPPNYYYGTFQGVANYPPHPDYSVIGIPHPQPVPPCAISAHPPHYYPPGYNAVPGHVVAHGPFREERLPCFGVGLGWLLFITGFFLGAIPWYIGAFLLLCVRMDDREKPGLIACGIAALLAALAVTLGLTNASYPW